A window from Cydia amplana chromosome 12, ilCydAmpl1.1, whole genome shotgun sequence encodes these proteins:
- the LOC134652563 gene encoding uncharacterized protein LOC134652563, producing MFNSLRLYFSPFVKKNEELRLLQIFKPLYTILSFLGLIPCSIEFPQRNVECIIFHKSAFKHSCCAFLTLLIVYVFFGLHVYEVLTSHEEISLADDKMAKTNYIIELVTQFTFCNATYFCAFRYKEVYVSILKEITRSWDDLPYVNRGIILGRIRVRVNCGVIGTICLILLTLTAVTYAGSSSLWKRILITISFNLPEMTQFILIAFYYVCVLMVVALLKNIEDHCRMFMKARRSIKNSSSKVELGRIPILTLSQMQCVYVKALRVKRQINGVFQAPIMFSLLQCFHTMVSESYDICQGLLYQDNFSTHNLIECSYWVFLQLLKIYALARSGSLLKAEALAIGRTIHNIRSNDEDVKLFVEIQHFSTLMAFQGTEITIFGYFPLEAPLMFNMVAAAAMYLIILVQFAKTR from the exons ATGTTTAATTCGCTGCGTCTGTACTTCTCcccttttgttaaaaaaaatgaggAATTACGCTTACTCCAGATCTTCAAACCTTTGTACACTATCCTTTCATTTCTCGGACTTATCCCTTGCTCAATAGAATTTCCACAAAGAAATGTAGAATGCATTATTTTTCACAAGTCCGCTTTCAAACATTCATGTTGTGCTTTCTTAACGCTGCTTATCGTGTATGTGTTTTTCGGACTCCACGTATATGAAGTGTTAACCTCACATGAAGAGATTAGTCTAGCTGATGATAAAATGGCGAAGACCAATTACATAATTGAATTGGTCACACAATTTACGTTCTGCAACGCTACGTATTTCTGCGCTTTCCGATACAAAGAAGTATACGTGTCCATTTTAAAAGAGATTACTCGGTCTTGGGACGACCTGCCTTATGTCAATAGAGGGATCATTCTGGGACGTATTCGCGTGAGAGTCAACTGTGGAGTTATCGGGACTATATGTCTTATCCTGCTCACACTCACGGCCGTTACGTACGCTGGCTCGTCTAGCTTATGGAAGAGGATATTGATAACAATTTCTTTCAATTTACCAGAGATGACACAGTTCATTTTGATCGCGTTTTATTATGTGTGTGTATTGATGGTAGTGGCATTATTGAAGAACATTGAGGACCACTGTAGGATGTTCATGAAAGCACGAAGAAGTATAAAGAATAGCAGTTCAAAAGTGGAGTTGGGACGGATTCCTATCCTAACGTTGTCCCAAATGCAGTGCGTGTATGTGAAGGCGCTGCGTGTCAAGAGACAGATCAATGGGGTTTTCCAAGCTCCTATCATGTTTTCCCTGCTCCAATGCTTTCACACGATGGTCAGTGAATCCTACGACATTTGCCAAGGACTCCTTTATCAAGACAACTTTTCAACTCACAACTTGATCGAATGTTCCTACTGGGTGTTTTTGCAACTGTTGAAGATTTATGCTTTGGCACGTTCAGGATCCTTATTAAAAGCAGAG GCGCTCGCAATTGGACGAACAATACATAACATTCGAAGTAACGATGAAGATGTAAAACTGTTTGTTGAG ATTCAACATTTTTCAACGTTAATGGCTTTTCAAGGGACTGAAATCACAATTTTCGGCTATTTTCCATTAGAAGCTCCACTAATGTTTAAT ATGGTCGCAGCAGCAGCGATGTACTTGATAATACTCGTACAGTTTGCAAAGACTCGTTAG